A genomic region of Mus pahari chromosome 22, PAHARI_EIJ_v1.1, whole genome shotgun sequence contains the following coding sequences:
- the Msmp gene encoding prostate-associated microseminoprotein translates to MALRMLWAGQAKGILGGWKTICLVMSLFLQHPGVNSKCYFQAQAPCHYEGKYFTLGESWLRKDCFHCTCLHPVGVGCCDTSQHPIDFPAECEVLQEAGTCHFSLVQKADPRLPCKGGGPDLEWGSANTPVPGAPAPHSS, encoded by the exons ATGGCCCTAAGGATGCTCTGGGCTGGCCAGGCCAAGGGGATCCTCGGAGGTTGGAAGACCATCTGCTTGGTGATGTCTCTGTTCCTACAGCACCCGGGAGTAAACAGCAAGTGTTACTTCCAAGCTCAAG CTCCCTGCCACTACGAGGGTAAATACTTCACTCTGGGTGAATCTTGGCTCCGCAAGGACTGTTTCCATTGTACCTGTCTGCATCCTGTTGGTGTGGGCTGCTGTGACAC GTCTCAGCATCCCATTGACTTCCCTGCTGAGTGTGAAGTGCTACAGGAGGCAGGAACCTGTCATTTTTCCCTGGTGCAAAAAGCTGACCCTCGGCTGCCCTGCAAAGGGGGAGGGCCTGACTTAGAATGGGGCTCGGCTAACACCCCTGTTCCCGGGGCTCCTGCCCCCCACTCCAGCTGA